The proteins below come from a single Verrucomicrobiota bacterium genomic window:
- a CDS encoding class I SAM-dependent methyltransferase, with product MICTLDLQVQLIENRNVFPQILNFLGLIGEGVEVGVQSGAYSEVLLTHWLGRRLFSVDPWREWLRDSYQDSANVTQQRQDQLYLEAKRKLDPFKERSVILRKTSREAARDFADRSLDFVYLDAQHQYD from the coding sequence TGCACACTTGATCTGCAAGTTCAGCTCATCGAGAATCGCAATGTGTTCCCGCAGATCTTGAATTTTTTGGGACTGATCGGCGAAGGCGTCGAAGTCGGCGTTCAATCAGGCGCCTACTCCGAGGTGCTCCTGACGCACTGGCTGGGACGACGGCTCTTCTCTGTGGATCCCTGGCGCGAATGGTTGCGCGATTCCTATCAAGATTCCGCCAACGTCACGCAGCAACGCCAGGACCAGTTGTATCTTGAGGCCAAACGCAAACTGGATCCCTTCAAAGAGCGTTCCGTCATCCTTCGAAAGACCTCCAGGGAAGCGGCGCGTGATTTCGCGGATCGTTCCCTGGATTTTGTGTACCTTGATGCTCAGCATCAATACGATG